A segment of the Panacibacter ginsenosidivorans genome:
CTAACACGATTCCTTCCGCGCCCCTTTCCATCAGGCCATTGGCAATGCGGATATATGCCTCCCGCGTATGGTCGGAGCATATGCCTTTGCCCAGCTCATGCAGCAGTGTTTTCTCTATAAATTCCCGGTCGGTTTTATTTGCCGGGGTAATGACTTCAATATCCTGCGCCGCAAGTTTTTGCCTGTAGAAATCCAGTTCCATTGTATAGACAGTTCCGAGTAAACCAACTTTTTTGATGTTCTTTTGATGAATGGCATTTGCCGTAGCGATCCGAATGTCGATAAGCGGAAGGTCTGTTTGTTCCGCGATCCTGTCTGCAACGATATG
Coding sequences within it:
- a CDS encoding aspartate/glutamate racemase family protein, with amino-acid sequence MNFAECIIYSVNFEHFRRCNAAYDWDGTFALLLNAVQQLAKAGAEVLLLGANTAHIVADRIAEQTDLPLIDIRIATANAIHQKNIKKVGLLGTVYTMELDFYRQKLAAQDIEVITPANKTDREFIEKTLLHELGKGICSDHTREAYIRIANGLMERGAEGIVLGCTEIPLLIGQEYFTVPVFNTTQLHAEAAVDFALSF